CGCCCGAGCGGCACGACTAATCGATATGATGGAAGCGCAAGGTGTGGTTGGGCCGGGGGATGGGGCGAAGCCTCGGGATGTGTTGCTGGCGGCTGAGGGAGATGATACTGTGGAGGATAGTATTGAAGAATCTACTGTTGATAATGACTACGACCAGTAGTGTCATGCCTCGTATTGTAAGCTCGACGGGTACACCAGCGGTGTTCCGTCGGGTTGTTATTGCGGACGAAATTTCCATTGGCGGAACACTCAGAGCTGCTCGTGAAGCGTTGGGATTCAGCATTGCCGAATGCTCCAGAGCAATTGTTGTTCCAGAGCGGTATCTTAAAGCTATCGAAGCCGAAGATTTTGAAGCCCTACCGGGCCTAGTGTATGAGAAGCACTTTATTACCCGCTATGCACAGTTACTCCACGTAACGGTTGAAACAACGGTGCTTGGTTGGGAAGAGCTTCGGGAAGAAGTGCCAACCAGAGACCAACAGTTTGCTCAGCGAGTAGGCTGGAAAGACCTCATGAGCGGCCCAACCTTCTGGAGGCGAATCGGAGCCAGTACTGGTGCCTTGGCCTTGGTGCTTTACCTGGGAGCGCAACTCGTTACTATGGCGGCGCCACCGAAGCTGGCTATTATTGAGCCAACCGCGGGGGCCATTGTGACGACGGAAAATTTAATTATTGCCGGTAACGTTACTCAGGGCGCGCGGATTTCCATTAATGGGCAATCAATTATCGCTTCGCCAGACGGTCTTTTTACTGTTCCCGTTCGCCTAGGCCCAGGGCCAAACAGTATTCGCATTGTGGCTGAGAAGCGGTATGGCCGGCCGGCGATATTAGAGCGACAGGTGTACTACGCGGCGTCGAAAGAAGCCGCTGCAATTCCAAGCGAAAAGAATTCATTATAATTATGGCAAAAGCAAAACATACAAGTGGCGGGGACCATCGGGATAAAGCAGCCGCATCGGCGATTGCGCAGATCCAAGAGCGCTTTGGGGCGGGTTCAATTATGCGCTTCGGTGAAGCACAAACTATGGATATCGATGCAGTTTCAACTGGCTGTTTGTCGCTCGACTTGGCGCTCGGCGTTGGTGGTGTACCTCGGGGCCGCATCATTGAAATTTATGGTCCAGAAGCATCTGGTAAAACTACGTTGGCGCAACACATTGTGGCCGAGGTGCAAAAGGCTGGCGGTACCGCTGCCTTTATTGACGCTGAACACGCCTTGTCGCCGGAGTACGCCAAAAAAATTGGCGTGGACGTCGACAAGCTTTTTATTTCGCAGCCAGACAACGGCGAGCAAGCATTGGAAATTTTAGAAACACTTGTTCGTTCCAATGGTGTCGATGTTGTTGTTGTTGACTCGGTGGCGGCGTTAGTGCCACGGGCAGAAATTGAGGGCGAAATGGGGGATTCTCACATGGGACTGCAGGCTCGGCTGATGAGCCAGGCACTCAGAAAACTGGCAGGTATAGTTTCAAAGACGCAGACCGTCGTTATTTTCATCAACCAGATTCGAATGAAGATTGGTGTCTTTTTTGGTAATCCAGAAACGACCACCGGAGGCACGGCCCTGAAGTTTTACTCGTCAGTGCGGATTGAAGTTCGCCGAGCGGCGCAGATTAAATCTGGAGAGAAGAATGTGGGAAACAGGGTAAAGGTGAAGATTGTGAAAAATAAAGTAGCCCCACCATTTCAGACCACCGAGTTTGATATTATGTATAACGAAGGCATTTCTGTGGCTGGGGACCTTATCGATACGGGGCTACTTTATGGTGCCGTTGAAAAAAATGGGAACAGTTACAGTGTGGGCGAAGAAAAGTTGGGTGTGGGTAGGGAGACCGCGCGGCAGTATCTGCGAGAGCACAAAGACACGATGAAGCGCATCCGGGAGATTGTTATGAAAAAAGTTGCGGAAGATAGGTTGGCCCAGAAACCATTGCCAGCGCCAGACAGCGAAGAATAAATTTGTTAGCAAAACGAACTCGACCCCGGCACCATGATTCTCATAGCGCCGGGGTCGACTTGTAGTTACGCCGTCCTCCGAGGTGCGTTCTACTTGATGCCCATCTCCTTTGCTAGGCGATGGGCAACTTCGTTGCTCCACACGGCCATGGGCTGGCCGGTGGTTCGGTCGCGAACGTCGGCGAGCAGTGCGTGGCAGGTATTGCCACTACCGGGCAGTTCGGCCACCTGATTGCCCCCGTACCAGTTAGGGACGTTGAAGTGCCACGGCTCACCGAGATCGGTGTTGAGGCTGAAGTAGCTGCAGCCCACGCTACGCATAGCGTGGAACAGCAGTCGCCGTTCCTCTTGCGCCTCAGTAAACACACCATCGTTCACCGTGGTGATGCCGAGATGGCGCAGGTATGTACGCAGGATGGGGTCCTGCGCAACTTCCTCGGCATAGACGGCGGTGTTGATGCCATCCATGTCGAAGTAGTTGATGACCGCCGGCGAGACAGCGACATCGGGTCGCGGGACGTAGTCGAACGGTACGCCCAGGTTGACGTATTTCCCGGTCGTCGTGTTCCGCATCCAGACATCCACGGCTCCACCGTTGCCGTGCGCGGTAATAGCACTTTCCTCGATCTTGAGCGAACCTTCTCCCATATTCGCCTTGAAGGTGAGGAAGAGCTCGGTGGCCTTATAGACGGTGATGTCGAGAGAGACAGCCGCCTTGGCGAGTTCTTCACCTTGGCCGCTCTGCACCAGTCTGCTGATTGCCTCGATGAGGGCGTCGTCTTGGCGCAGACCGCAGTACGACCCGACGTCGTCGGCCTTGAGCCCGACTTCGAGCTCTTCAGCGATTGTCAGATCTTCGGGATTGAGGCCTCGTGACCTGATGATCTGTCCGCGCAGGTAGCGCCAGAGCGCCGCCTGCACCCACCAGGGTCGCCAACCATCGACGACCACCAACTGGCGGTTGTGGTCGATGAGCAGCTGGTCTACTTCGAGTAGTGCTCCGAGTACTGGTATTCGTACGAAGATCGTGGCAGGCCCACCGAGGCCGCGCCCGTAGTACTCGCACAGGCCGTTGACCTTGCCGACGTTGTAAATCGGCAAGGTGGCGACATCGACAATCGGAACCAGCGGATCCGGATTTTCGACGTCGAGAGGTGAGATCGCCACCCCTCGATAACCGGTATCGTCACCATCGAGTCGAAGCTGCCCTGCTTCGCCTTTGAGCCATGCCACGCGCTGCCGGATGATCGGTTCATTTCTGTATTTCAAGTTCCGTGCTCCTGTTGCTGTTTGCACCTTGCTGGTGCGAGTTTGTGGTTTCGTAATGCTACATCCGGGCACCGTTGCACCCATCGTAAATGCAGCAGTTGCTTTAAGGAATGTTCTACGCCTCACTTCTTCTTACCGTACCTCCCTATGAAATTTTCAATGTCCAAGTAACGAGCGAGAATATCATTATTTTTTAAATTTGTCAATCATCAACTTTTAAAAGGGAGGCCGCCAGGTTTGAACCAAAGCGGCCTTGTGAGCAGGGCGAACCTGACTCTAGGTGCCGGAGGTTAATCCGGCTTCATGTTTCAAATTTTTTCCCCAACCGGAGGCTTAGGGGCAAAGCCTGACCTGGCTAGGAAGCAGGTCCCTGATGAAGTCAGCATTTTTCTCCGTGCCACGGGGGAAAAAACTGACGTTCACCCGTCCATTCTCATGGACGGACGTGACCGACCCTCTTCTGCCGGGGTCGATACCCGGAATCTCAACCGCGAGTACTCTCGCGTTTTGTTGGAGGCCAGCCTCTTCCACCTCACCACCACCATTTCTCGTTGCCTTCATGTCCGTATCCCTGTACTGCGGAGCTAGGTGTTGTAGGGCAAGCTGCTCCGCCTGCTTGCGACTACGAGGTTGCTCTTATCATATTGGTTGTCAACCAAAGTGGTCATTGCGACGTGGTCGCAATGTTTAAAAAGTCAGTAGTCCCACAGCAGCGGGGCAACAAGAGAGTCAGTAGTCCCACAGCAGCGGGGCAACAAGAGAGTCAGTAGTCCCACAGCAGCGGGACAACAAGAGAGTCAGTAGTCCCACAGCAGTGGGGCAACAAGAGAGTCAGTAGTCCCGAAATGTATACAACTCTCTAGCTCATTGATATAATATAGGCACTGGACTGGTGTGGTAGCAACATAAGTGGGTGCGTCGCAGGAATTCTTCCCGCCACACATACATCAACTGCGACAACGCCGTTGTCACACTACCCATTTCAGATCAGAAGCCCCGCGCCAGAGACCAAAAATCTGGCGCGGGACCAACTTCATAAAACTTTTTATATGTGTTGCGGCCCGCCTTCTCTTGCGAAAAGGCGGGCCGCGGTCGAAAAAGAGGATGGGGTACGGATCCTCAGCGCTGACAGTGTGCCAGACTGAATTTGATCCGTTCGGCGTCCAGATTTGTGAACGTTGCCGTTCCTCGCGTGCTCTTCACCACGACAGGAACGGTGACGAGGTGTCGCGGCCGCCCGAGCCCTTGCTCATACGCCGCAACCTCCAGATTGCGCCAGTCGATCTCCTGGCCGTTGGTCGGCAGCAGGATCACCGTCAGTTGCGCATCTCTCCTCGAAACGCGAACACCGCTGTGGCTGCCAGTCTTTGCCACGAATCCGATGTCGCCTTCAAATATAAAGGAACACAGCAGATCGTTCGTGCTACGAACGACCCGGCGTCTCCATTCTGCTGCAGTCTCCGGCTCAGTTACCGCGGCAGCCATCGGCTTGCGGTCCCGCTTTCCGTCACGAACAGGAATTCCTTTCAAGATGTACCCTCCGGTTGTGTAGTTGACCCACGTTCAGGGTCGGCCAGATTTAACCACGTAGTAGGAATGGCGTCAATTAAAAAACACAGCCCCCAATTGGGGGCTGTGTTTTTGTTGTCTTTTTTACTACTACACCCGTTCTACGTATTCTTCCCGTTCGGTATTCACCCGAATGGTGTCACCTTCTTTGATAAACAAAGGAACATTTAGGGTAGCGCCGGTTTCTAGCTTCGCGGCTTTCAAAACGTTGCCTTGGGCGGTGTCACCACGGGCACCTGGTTCAGTTTCCAAAACCTTTAACTCAACCTTCTTCGGTAACTCAATGTTAATGGGTTTGTCGTTGTAGTACAGGACGTCGAGAATCTCGCCGTCTTTCAAAAAACTAATTTTAGTGCCAAGTACCGAAGCCGACAGAGAAAATTGCTCAAAGGTATCGCCATCCATGAATTGCAATTGGTCACCCTCTCGGTAGAGGTAGCTCACTTTGCGCCGAACTAAGTCAGCTGTTTCTACTCGGTCGCCAGGCTTAAAGCTAATTTCCAAAACCTTGCCAGTAATGAGGTGGCGCATCTTCGTTTGCATGACAGGCTTCCGTTGTTGCATACGAACAAAGTTTGCCTCAAGCACAATGAACGGTTCGCCATCGTAATTAATGACGAGGCCAACCTTGATGTCGTTTAAAGTGGAGATCATCCCCATACTGCCTGACTACTGTTGGTTCACAAACGGTAGCAACGCCATTACTCTTGCCCGCTTTATAGCAGTGGCGAGCTTTCGTTGATGCGTGGCGCAGACACCACTCTTTCGCCGAGGAACGATTTTTGCGTATGACGATGTGTATCGCTGCAGAATCACGGTTTCTTTGTAGTCGATGTCGTTGATGCCGTTAACGCAGAAGTGACAGTAGCGACTTTTTGGCGCAATGGCCGAGGTGTGTGAAGTTGGTTTGCTCATAATTAGAATGGAATGTTTTCAAGTTGAATTTCGTCTTCGATCGGTTCTGGCTGAACGCCTTCATTGCCGTTACTCTGCGGTGAGTTGCTGGTAGTGGGGCGGAAGGGCATTTCTCCACTAGCTTTGTCGAGCATGATAAAGTTTTCTGCCACAATCTCCGTTCGATTCTTTTTTGCGCCGTCTTGCGCCTCCCACTCGCGAGTCTGCAGCCGGCCTTCGATGTAGATTTTGCGGCCCTTGCCAAGGAAACGGCCGGCGATTTCTGCCAATTTACCCCAGACGACGATGTTGTGATATTCGGTGCGCTCCTGTTTCTCACCGGCTGGCGTTGTCCAGCTCCGATTGGTAGCAACACTAAAGGTCGCGACGTTTTGACCTTGTGGTGTTGCTCGTACCTCTGGGTCGCGGGTTAGGTTCCCAATGAGGAGAACCTTATTTAGACTCATTGCCATAAAAGAAATCTAGCTGTTTTTTACGCTAACGGAGCTTCGTCGACAATCCTCGATAATTTTTCATCGAGCTCTTCGGCGCTCATGGCTGGGGTAGCACTCTCAGCGGCCGCTTCTTCGGCCACGCCAGCGGCGACAGCGCGCTGTTGTCGACGAGCAGCCAATCGGGTGCGTAGTGCTTGCTCTCGCTCAATCGTTGCGGCACTCTTTACCGGTTTCTCAACAATGAGGTGGCGCAATATGTCTTGCGTCAAGCGGAATGTTTCGTTCAACTTCGCCACGGCACTTGGTTCGGCACTGAACTCAACCAATCGATAATACGCGTAGCGCTCGTGCTTAATAGGGTACGCCAAGCGACGTTTTTCGAGATTGACCTCGTGCGAAACTTCACAGCCGTTTACTTGCAGCTGTTCTGTTACTTTTGCGATGACTGGAGGAACACCATCGTCGCCAGTGCTGCCGGCGACCATGTAGAGCAGTTCGTATCGTTTCATTCTATTGGGTTAAAAAAAATAAGAGCGGCCCGTATGGCACCGCCCTCGCCACCACATTGGTGCGAAGTGCTTTGCCGGTTCCCAGGCCCTGTGCGTGGGATGTCTCGGACGAGTCGCCGAGACACAAAAGGCATATAATTTATACTTGCCCACCCTATCACGCTTGTACCTGGTGCGCAAGTATAGAGAACATGTAATACTAGGCCGTATGGCTAAATATGTCGTTATTTTTGGGCGCGAACCGGCGCTCGCTTTCGCTGAGTTGACTCGGCTTTTTGCCCGTGGCGACGCCACTACCGGCACGGCACAGTTGCTCGGTTCAGTTGCGGTTGTCTCGGGACTAGAGGCAAGTGCGGCGGTTCGTTTACCAGAACTATTGGGCGGAACGGTAAAAGTTGCGGAAGTACTAGGGCAGATTACGAACATCCCCAAAGCTCATGACGTCAGCCCCTGGCTAGACATTTTACTACCACAGGTAACACGCTTGCGACCTGCAACCTTCGGCATTAGCTACTACACAGCGACAGGCCAAGCGCCAGGTGCTCAGGCAGTAGAAAAAATTGGCTTGTCGATAAAACGGCATTTAAAAACGCTCGGCGTTTCAGGTGTGCGCTGGGTCAATGGTCGTGGTCAGCCACTAACCTCCGTGCAAGTTACGGGAAACAAGTTAACGCAAGATAAAAACGCGGAGTTTATCGTTGTCATTGGTGATGAAGTTGCTTACATCGCTCGCACGGTAGCCGTTCAACCTTATGAAGCATGGGGTAAGCGAGACTATGGTCGACCACGACGGAACGCTCGGGCCGGCATGCTACCACCAAAGTTAGCCCGGGCAATGGTTAATCTGCTGGGTATGCCTATGCGCGGCACACTCCTTGATCCGTTTTGCGGTTCGGGAACTGTTCTCATGGAAGCGCTACTGGCTGGTTGGCAAAATGTTGTAGGAACTGATATCGCCAAATTGGCAGTGACTGACAGCGCGGCCAATATTGATTGGTTGCGAGAACACACGCCAGTTAGTGGTGAGGTAAAACTTTTTACAATACCCGTACCAGACCTAGCGACCGTTGTCCCTTCGGAGAGCGTGCAGGGAATCGTTACTGAAGTTGCCTTGGGCCCACCGTGCGCCGCACGGCCAAATGAAAAAAGCGTTGCGGCTATGAAAGAACCCTTGCTGCCGCTGTATAGTAAAGCGCTCGAATCGTTTGCTGCAGTTTTAATTCCTGGTGGTCGAGCAGTCATCGCCTTCCCGGTGTGGGAAACAGACGAGGGCAGTGCAATTGGTGTCATTGCTGATTTAGTACTTGATATGGCTATGTTCCGAGTAATCCCGTTTCCTGATGGCGCGCAAACAAGCATTTATCGTAGACCCGGGCAGGCAGTTGGCCGTGAAATCATTGTTCTCGAGAAGCCCGTAAACAATTGAGAGCACGGTAGTTTCCTGCTATTCTTAAGGAGTGACGGAACAAACCAAAATAGGAAAGGAGGTGAGGATATGAAAAATCTTCACATGTTAACTTTCCTTCTTCTCGTTGTTGGCGGCCTTAACTGGCTTTTGCAGGGTCTTTTTGGTTGGGAAATTGGTTCACTCTTTGGTGGTATGGATATGGTTATTTCAAGAGTGATTTACATCTTGGTTGGTTTGTCTGCTATTTACGAAATAGGTACCCATAAGTCGACTTGCAAGATGTGTGGTATGAAAACCCCATCAGGAATGCCCACCGGTTCAATGTCGTAATACGGTTTTTGCATATTCCCCTAAGATAAAAAAGGGGAGTATGCTGGTATGTTTCCATGTACTAGTACATGGAAACATAGTATGTAACAACTGTTTGGTGCTAGGTGCTGAAACGAAAGTGGCAGACATCACCATCAGCCAGGGTATATGTTTTTCCTTCGAGCCGGAGTAGCCCCAGTTCCTTTGCTCGTACTTCGCCACCTGTTTTAACCAATTCTTGCCACGGAATAACTTCAGCAGCAATGAAGCCGTGTTCGAAATCGGTATGAATAACACCAGCCGCTTGTGGTGCCTTGGTGCCTTCGTGAATCGTCCACGCTCGAGTTTCTGTGGGGCCGCTCGTGAAGAACGTAATCAAGTGTAGTAATTCATAGGCTCCGGAAATAAGCCGATCAAGACCGGAGCGCTCTAAGCCGAGGTCAGTGAGATACGCCTTGGCTTCGTCGGGTGCTAGTTCGGCTAGCTCAGATTCAATTTTTGCAGAAATACGTATTGCGCCA
This genomic window from Patescibacteria group bacterium contains:
- a CDS encoding helix-turn-helix transcriptional regulator, with the translated sequence MTTTSSVMPRIVSSTGTPAVFRRVVIADEISIGGTLRAAREALGFSIAECSRAIVVPERYLKAIEAEDFEALPGLVYEKHFITRYAQLLHVTVETTVLGWEELREEVPTRDQQFAQRVGWKDLMSGPTFWRRIGASTGALALVLYLGAQLVTMAAPPKLAIIEPTAGAIVTTENLIIAGNVTQGARISINGQSIIASPDGLFTVPVRLGPGPNSIRIVAEKRYGRPAILERQVYYAASKEAAAIPSEKNSL
- a CDS encoding DUF378 domain-containing protein, with amino-acid sequence MKNLHMLTFLLLVVGGLNWLLQGLFGWEIGSLFGGMDMVISRVIYILVGLSAIYEIGTHKSTCKMCGMKTPSGMPTGSMS
- the efp gene encoding elongation factor P; this translates as MGMISTLNDIKVGLVINYDGEPFIVLEANFVRMQQRKPVMQTKMRHLITGKVLEISFKPGDRVETADLVRRKVSYLYREGDQLQFMDGDTFEQFSLSASVLGTKISFLKDGEILDVLYYNDKPINIELPKKVELKVLETEPGARGDTAQGNVLKAAKLETGATLNVPLFIKEGDTIRVNTEREEYVERV
- the recA gene encoding recombinase RecA translates to MAKAKHTSGGDHRDKAAASAIAQIQERFGAGSIMRFGEAQTMDIDAVSTGCLSLDLALGVGGVPRGRIIEIYGPEASGKTTLAQHIVAEVQKAGGTAAFIDAEHALSPEYAKKIGVDVDKLFISQPDNGEQALEILETLVRSNGVDVVVVDSVAALVPRAEIEGEMGDSHMGLQARLMSQALRKLAGIVSKTQTVVIFINQIRMKIGVFFGNPETTTGGTALKFYSSVRIEVRRAAQIKSGEKNVGNRVKVKIVKNKVAPPFQTTEFDIMYNEGISVAGDLIDTGLLYGAVEKNGNSYSVGEEKLGVGRETARQYLREHKDTMKRIREIVMKKVAEDRLAQKPLPAPDSEE
- a CDS encoding single-stranded DNA-binding protein, which encodes MAMSLNKVLLIGNLTRDPEVRATPQGQNVATFSVATNRSWTTPAGEKQERTEYHNIVVWGKLAEIAGRFLGKGRKIYIEGRLQTREWEAQDGAKKNRTEIVAENFIMLDKASGEMPFRPTTSNSPQSNGNEGVQPEPIEDEIQLENIPF
- the rpsR gene encoding 30S ribosomal protein S18 is translated as MSKPTSHTSAIAPKSRYCHFCVNGINDIDYKETVILQRYTSSYAKIVPRRKSGVCATHQRKLATAIKRARVMALLPFVNQQ
- the rpsF gene encoding 30S ribosomal protein S6 translates to MKRYELLYMVAGSTGDDGVPPVIAKVTEQLQVNGCEVSHEVNLEKRRLAYPIKHERYAYYRLVEFSAEPSAVAKLNETFRLTQDILRHLIVEKPVKSAATIEREQALRTRLAARRQQRAVAAGVAEEAAAESATPAMSAEELDEKLSRIVDEAPLA